The proteins below are encoded in one region of Aquisphaera giovannonii:
- a CDS encoding AAA family ATPase has product MARSDLLINLVKAGTQGDQSLFRRTVEAVIAEERGKNHTVLADRLADAASSVRQNGHSKHQPTLFPISNGIANDLYFETTPQRSLEDLVLPKATRDVCLELIEEQHRHSLLRSYSLEPRNRILLAGDPGNGKTSLAEAIAHALMVPLVVVRYDGLIASYLGETASRLNKLFEYVRTRSCVLFFDEFDTIGKERGDVHETGEIKRVVSSLLLQIDALPSHVVVVTATNHPELLDRAVWRRFQLRLELPRPTIRDVEAYFASVEARLKFSLEISPKVLADRLQGASYSELEDFVSDISRRYVLSLPDANIKKIVQQRLVQWQDRFDAKRTS; this is encoded by the coding sequence ATGGCCAGGTCCGACCTGCTGATAAATCTGGTGAAAGCAGGGACTCAGGGAGACCAATCTCTCTTCCGGAGGACCGTGGAGGCCGTCATCGCTGAAGAACGGGGCAAGAACCATACTGTGCTCGCCGATCGGCTCGCCGACGCCGCTTCGTCGGTCCGGCAGAACGGGCACTCGAAACACCAGCCGACCCTCTTCCCAATTTCGAACGGCATCGCGAACGACCTGTACTTCGAGACAACACCCCAACGATCGCTGGAAGACCTGGTGCTCCCCAAGGCGACCCGGGACGTCTGCCTCGAGCTGATCGAGGAGCAGCATCGTCACTCCCTCCTCCGCTCATACAGCCTCGAGCCCCGGAACCGGATCCTCCTGGCAGGTGACCCGGGAAACGGCAAAACGTCCCTGGCCGAAGCAATCGCCCACGCACTGATGGTTCCCCTTGTGGTAGTGCGTTATGATGGCTTGATCGCGAGCTACCTGGGGGAAACGGCTTCTCGACTCAACAAGCTGTTCGAATACGTCCGGACGAGGAGCTGCGTCCTCTTCTTCGACGAATTCGACACGATCGGTAAGGAGCGGGGCGACGTTCACGAGACTGGCGAGATCAAGCGAGTCGTCAGCTCACTCCTCCTCCAGATCGACGCCCTCCCTTCGCACGTTGTCGTCGTGACGGCCACGAATCACCCCGAACTCCTCGATCGCGCGGTCTGGCGTCGGTTCCAACTCCGTTTGGAGCTTCCGCGGCCGACGATTCGGGACGTCGAAGCGTACTTCGCGAGCGTCGAGGCCCGGTTGAAATTTTCCCTCGAGATCTCACCCAAGGTATTGGCCGATAGACTTCAGGGGGCGAGCTATTCCGAACTGGAAGACTTCGTGTCCGACATCTCGCGCCGATACGTTCTGTCGCTGCCCGACGCCAACATCAAGAAGATAGTGCAGCAACGGCTCGTCCAGTGGCAGGACCGCTTCGACGCCAAACGCACGAGCTGA
- a CDS encoding sigma-70 family RNA polymerase sigma factor, translating into MDSKTVDDAAETERLLKEAAAGDPGALGILLERHRERLTRMVASRLDSRVRARIDASDVVQAAMIEAARRLADYERERPLPFYPWLHRLATDRLADLRRKLQAKKGDPRREQPIADLGDSAGLLVDRLVATDTTPGQAFAREERRRRVREALARLAPADREVLVMRHLEDFRIVEIAGILEISVSCAKMRYVRALERLRGALQADDSGTMP; encoded by the coding sequence ATGGATTCGAAGACGGTCGACGACGCGGCGGAGACGGAGCGGCTGCTGAAGGAGGCCGCGGCCGGGGATCCGGGCGCGCTGGGGATCCTGCTGGAGAGGCACCGGGAGAGGCTGACGCGGATGGTGGCGTCGCGGCTGGACTCGCGGGTGAGGGCGCGGATAGACGCCTCGGACGTGGTCCAGGCGGCGATGATCGAGGCGGCGAGGAGGCTGGCCGACTACGAGCGGGAGCGGCCGCTGCCGTTCTATCCGTGGCTGCACCGGCTGGCGACCGACCGGCTGGCGGACCTCCGCCGGAAGCTCCAGGCGAAGAAGGGGGATCCGCGGCGGGAGCAGCCGATCGCGGACCTCGGCGACTCGGCCGGGCTGCTCGTGGACCGGCTGGTGGCCACGGACACGACGCCCGGGCAGGCCTTCGCCCGCGAGGAGCGCCGCCGCCGCGTCCGCGAGGCCCTGGCGCGGCTGGCCCCGGCGGACCGCGAGGTCCTCGTGATGCGGCACCTCGAGGACTTCCGCATCGTCGAGATCGCCGGCATCCTGGAGATCTCGGTGAGCTGCGCCAAGATGCGGTACGTCCGGGCCCTCGAGCGGCTGCGCGGGGCGTTGCAGGCGGACGACTCGGGGACGATGCCGTGA
- a CDS encoding GIY-YIG nuclease family protein, with protein sequence MLATIILDRFRQDEINDVARAMDKFCQPGDTHLFASSLVYCFSDPVTHEILYIGLTTNIGLRFRQHTGIIECDPECCKLDVPTRRANGVILILPGELGDLGRKLGSDHRIFRNALGTWRTQVGSTCEGLGGIGRLPVHVLRPAQARSSPWVWGKAPRTDPVIPTVGRRGW encoded by the coding sequence ATGCTCGCCACGATCATCCTCGATCGCTTCCGACAAGACGAAATCAACGACGTCGCGCGGGCGATGGACAAATTCTGCCAGCCTGGCGACACGCACCTCTTCGCGAGCTCGCTCGTCTACTGCTTCTCCGATCCCGTGACGCACGAGATCCTCTACATCGGACTCACGACGAACATCGGCCTCCGGTTCCGCCAACACACCGGGATCATCGAATGCGACCCGGAATGCTGCAAGCTGGACGTGCCAACGAGACGTGCCAACGGGGTCATTCTGATTCTCCCCGGCGAGTTGGGTGATCTGGGCAGAAAGCTCGGTAGCGACCATAGGATATTCCGTAACGCGCTGGGAACCTGGCGAACTCAGGTAGGATCAACATGTGAGGGTCTCGGTGGTATCGGTCGCCTGCCGGTGCATGTCCTCAGGCCCGCTCAAGCCCGCTCAAGCCCGTGGGTGTGGGGAAAGGCTCCAAGAACCGATCCAGTCATCCCGACCGTCGGGCGACGAGGCTGGTGA
- a CDS encoding serine/threonine-protein kinase: protein MSDAEAGPGPDDIERAEIALEVGERLQRGEDVRPEEYPRHAEVVRELLPALRMVCELAEPPPPSLPGGLSRLGEFRLVREVGRGGMGVVYEAVQEPLGRRVALKVLHVSGRFGERQLRRFRNESRAAASLDHPHIVPVFATGTAEGIPYYAMRFIDGRDLSEVIRRLRAGEPAPGPLAARGPSFAREVARLAGQAAEALAHAHENEILHRDVKPSNLLVDGAGKLWITDFGVARIRGGLDLTATGEAVGTPRYMTPEQAAGRRAPPDPRGDIYSLGVTFYELLALRPAFEGEDRIELLGKVARGECRPPRAVDPSIPRDLETIVLKAMAVEPGDRYPTALEMAEDLRRFLDGRAIRARRPGVAERAARWVRRNRGLAAAAATGLALLAAGVGLAGLQYTRLLRIHNGELRAAIDDANRHRRRSERHDLAAQLRLAQQAVDDRDFEAAQDLLDDVGPGSNPGVGGEFAWRYLRRLARREVVRLPERPIYSHAMAVGGDGLASATSHGDHSMVIWDLRSERATAAIEDESNNLGAPVFAGDGLLVAMRCPASRACSHRMGIWDARTGGHLGDLRPGATPLDDPSSDGQWTRRLGGGHLVASVLELPSGRLSIRIWSLDSAPRESLPLASLEDLDAVAFAEEGPHFATRERGRLCLRSASTGEVVRDLGGADGGALLALSRDGRSLAVAPPGKAILVRDLGGPGGPAAVAIPAGARVASLGFDPTGESLLAVDEAGMCRLWDRRSGRVSAFAPDDLDRRRTKVPFDFSPDGRLLAITPVGNPGGTQPTVIRDVRTGARLGVLPASSYGTENHAFLPDGRSLVVGGRRSPRIWHYEPEPEPPQPAGHRDEAWAVAYSADGRVLASGSDDTDDRQTIRLWDAGRSRPIRGWYGGPGTVTSLAFSADGRRLLSGHLAPGANLRVWDVETGRLVRPIRAHPQGVRSLAISPDGTLVAAAGGIREDGAGDWKIRLWHIDSGRLVRELDGHANPVRSVAFSPDGRRLASAGNDRHVRLWDVETARLLRSARGVDDLAAAAFAPDGRAIAVANGEGAVTVRDAESLEARMTIRGPSDRLLGLAYAADGRSLATHGTSGAVRVWDALTGQPLLVLKGHKSQVNGLAFAPDQSSLASCSHDGEVRLWHAGPAVPDPDGPPAAAP from the coding sequence GTGAGCGATGCGGAGGCGGGCCCCGGCCCCGACGACATCGAGCGCGCGGAGATCGCCCTGGAGGTCGGCGAGCGGCTCCAGCGCGGGGAGGACGTGCGCCCGGAGGAGTACCCGCGGCACGCGGAGGTCGTCCGCGAGCTGCTGCCGGCCCTGAGGATGGTCTGCGAGCTGGCGGAACCGCCGCCGCCGTCCCTCCCCGGGGGGCTCAGCCGCCTGGGCGAATTCCGGCTGGTCCGCGAGGTCGGCCGCGGGGGCATGGGGGTCGTGTACGAGGCCGTCCAGGAGCCGCTCGGCCGCCGGGTCGCGCTCAAGGTCCTCCACGTCTCGGGGCGGTTCGGCGAGAGGCAGCTCCGGAGGTTCCGCAACGAGTCCAGGGCCGCCGCGAGCCTCGACCACCCGCACATCGTGCCGGTCTTCGCCACCGGGACGGCGGAGGGGATCCCCTACTACGCGATGCGGTTCATCGACGGCCGCGACCTGTCCGAGGTCATCCGCCGCCTCCGGGCCGGCGAGCCCGCGCCCGGGCCCCTCGCCGCGCGCGGGCCGTCGTTCGCCCGCGAGGTGGCCCGGCTGGCCGGGCAGGCGGCGGAGGCCCTGGCGCACGCCCACGAGAACGAGATCCTCCACCGCGACGTCAAGCCCTCCAACCTCCTCGTGGACGGCGCCGGGAAGCTCTGGATCACCGACTTCGGCGTGGCCCGGATCCGGGGCGGCCTGGACCTCACGGCCACGGGCGAGGCCGTCGGCACGCCGCGGTACATGACGCCGGAGCAGGCGGCGGGCCGGCGTGCCCCGCCGGACCCCCGGGGCGACATCTATTCGCTGGGGGTGACGTTCTACGAGCTGCTGGCCCTGCGGCCGGCCTTCGAGGGCGAGGATCGGATCGAGCTCCTCGGCAAGGTCGCCCGGGGCGAGTGCCGCCCCCCGCGGGCCGTCGACCCGTCCATCCCGCGCGACCTGGAGACGATCGTCCTCAAGGCGATGGCGGTCGAGCCGGGGGACCGGTATCCCACCGCCCTGGAGATGGCCGAGGACCTGCGCCGGTTCCTCGACGGCCGCGCGATCCGGGCCCGCCGGCCCGGCGTCGCGGAGCGGGCCGCCCGGTGGGTCCGCCGCAATCGGGGCCTGGCCGCGGCCGCGGCGACGGGCCTGGCCCTGCTGGCGGCGGGCGTCGGCCTGGCGGGCCTCCAGTACACCCGCCTGCTCCGGATCCACAACGGCGAGCTCCGGGCCGCCATCGACGACGCCAACCGCCATCGCCGGCGCTCCGAGCGCCACGACCTCGCCGCGCAGCTCCGCCTGGCGCAGCAGGCCGTCGACGACCGCGACTTCGAGGCGGCGCAGGACCTGCTCGACGACGTCGGGCCGGGCTCCAACCCCGGCGTCGGCGGCGAGTTCGCCTGGCGGTACCTGCGCAGGCTCGCGAGGCGGGAGGTCGTCCGCCTGCCCGAGCGGCCCATCTACAGCCACGCCATGGCCGTCGGCGGGGACGGACTCGCGTCGGCGACCAGCCACGGCGACCATTCGATGGTGATCTGGGACCTCCGCTCGGAACGCGCCACGGCCGCGATCGAGGACGAGTCGAACAACCTCGGGGCCCCGGTCTTCGCGGGCGACGGCCTCCTCGTCGCGATGCGATGCCCGGCCTCGCGGGCCTGCTCGCACCGGATGGGGATCTGGGACGCCCGGACGGGCGGCCACCTCGGGGACCTCCGGCCGGGGGCGACGCCGCTCGACGACCCGTCCTCGGACGGCCAATGGACCCGCCGCCTGGGGGGCGGGCACCTCGTCGCCAGCGTGCTGGAGCTCCCGTCGGGACGCCTCTCCATCCGGATCTGGTCGCTCGACTCCGCGCCGAGGGAGTCGCTGCCGCTCGCCTCCCTGGAGGATCTCGACGCGGTGGCCTTCGCCGAGGAGGGCCCGCACTTCGCCACCCGCGAGCGCGGGCGCCTGTGCCTCCGCTCCGCCTCGACCGGGGAGGTGGTGCGCGACCTCGGCGGGGCGGACGGGGGGGCCCTGCTCGCCCTCTCGCGCGACGGGAGGTCGCTGGCCGTCGCCCCGCCGGGCAAGGCGATCCTGGTCCGGGACCTGGGCGGGCCGGGCGGGCCCGCGGCGGTCGCGATCCCGGCGGGGGCCCGCGTCGCGTCCCTGGGCTTCGACCCCACCGGCGAGTCCCTCCTGGCGGTGGACGAGGCGGGGATGTGCCGGCTCTGGGACCGGCGCTCGGGCCGGGTGTCCGCGTTCGCCCCCGACGACCTGGACCGCCGGCGGACCAAGGTCCCCTTCGACTTCTCGCCCGACGGCCGCCTGCTGGCGATCACGCCCGTGGGGAACCCCGGCGGCACCCAGCCGACGGTCATCCGGGACGTGCGCACGGGCGCCCGGCTCGGCGTCCTGCCGGCCTCCAGCTACGGCACCGAGAATCACGCCTTCCTGCCCGACGGCCGGTCCCTGGTCGTCGGCGGCCGGCGGTCGCCGAGGATCTGGCACTACGAGCCCGAGCCGGAGCCGCCGCAGCCCGCCGGACACCGGGACGAGGCCTGGGCCGTGGCCTACTCGGCCGACGGCCGCGTCCTGGCGTCCGGGAGCGACGACACGGACGACCGGCAAACGATCCGGCTCTGGGACGCGGGGCGGAGCCGGCCGATCCGCGGCTGGTACGGCGGGCCGGGGACGGTGACCTCCCTCGCCTTCTCGGCGGACGGCCGGCGCCTGCTCTCCGGCCACCTCGCCCCGGGCGCCAACCTGCGGGTCTGGGACGTCGAGACGGGGCGGCTGGTCCGGCCGATCCGGGCCCATCCCCAGGGCGTGCGGTCGCTGGCGATCTCGCCCGACGGCACGCTCGTCGCCGCGGCGGGGGGCATCCGGGAGGACGGGGCCGGGGACTGGAAGATCCGGCTGTGGCACATCGACTCGGGCCGCCTCGTCCGCGAGCTCGATGGCCACGCGAACCCGGTCCGATCCGTGGCGTTCTCCCCGGACGGCCGGCGCCTCGCCTCCGCCGGCAACGACCGGCACGTCCGCCTCTGGGACGTCGAGACCGCCCGGCTGCTGCGGTCCGCCAGGGGCGTGGACGACCTCGCCGCCGCGGCGTTCGCGCCCGACGGCCGGGCGATCGCCGTCGCCAACGGCGAGGGCGCGGTGACCGTCCGGGACGCGGAGAGCCTGGAGGCCCGGATGACGATCCGGGGCCCGAGCGACCGCCTGCTGGGCCTGGCCTACGCCGCCGACGGCCGCTCCCTCGCGACCCACGGCACCTCCGGCGCCGTCCGGGTCTGGGACGCCCTCACCGGCCAGCCGCTCCTCGTCCTGAAGGGCCACAAGTCCCAGGTCAACGGCCTCGCCTTCGCGCCCGACCAGTCCTCGCTCGCCTCCTGCTCCCACGACGGCGAGGTGAGGCTCTGGCACGCCGGCCCGGCCGTGCCCGACCCCGACGGTCCACCCGCGGCCGCCCCCTGA
- the tnpC gene encoding IS66 family transposase, translating into MSLEITDDLIARQSPEAQAIIRLLLARIAEQDRRIARLEAELESLRKTPQNSSLPPSTQHPHARPASREAKSRRKRGGQPGHRKHERPLIRTEDCQAVVTLMPGGCRRCGTRLSGVDPEPLRHQVWELPEIKPVVTEYQRHRLSCPRCGESTCAELPAGVPRGQSGPRLIAFVATLMAHFRQSKRRTSLFVTSVLNIPCCPSLTVKHQRIATRALQPAYDRLVAALPSQPHLNGDESPTKEGTTKAWLWTFVAGTFTVFALRGSRAATAIGELLGEAFAGVMTCDRAKMYWRCGRLQWCWAHLKRDFQALVDHADPQVRRLGHDLMRPTRELFRQWSRCRDGTISRGELGRALAPVRHRVEALLLRGAFSGNPRLTGMSRELYDHRDWLWSFLDVDGVEPTNNAGERSLRHAVIWRKLSFGTQSPHGSRFVETLLSVIETCRQQDRNVLDFVTHAVTAHFRGETSPSLLPGP; encoded by the coding sequence ATGTCGCTGGAAATCACGGACGACCTGATTGCCCGTCAATCGCCTGAAGCGCAGGCGATCATCCGGCTCTTGTTGGCCAGGATCGCCGAGCAAGATCGTCGGATCGCCCGGTTGGAAGCCGAATTGGAGTCGCTGCGCAAGACGCCGCAGAACTCCTCGCTGCCCCCCAGCACTCAGCACCCGCATGCCAGGCCCGCGAGCCGCGAGGCGAAGTCGAGACGGAAAAGGGGCGGGCAGCCCGGGCATCGCAAGCATGAGCGCCCCCTGATTCGCACCGAGGACTGCCAGGCGGTCGTCACCCTCATGCCCGGGGGATGTCGCCGTTGTGGGACGAGGCTGTCGGGGGTCGATCCCGAGCCGTTGCGCCATCAAGTCTGGGAACTGCCCGAGATCAAGCCGGTCGTCACGGAGTATCAGCGGCATCGCCTGAGCTGCCCCCGCTGCGGGGAGAGCACGTGTGCCGAACTCCCCGCGGGCGTCCCTCGTGGCCAGTCGGGGCCGCGGCTGATCGCCTTCGTCGCCACGCTCATGGCCCACTTCCGGCAGAGCAAGCGCCGCACGTCGCTATTCGTGACCTCGGTCCTGAACATCCCCTGCTGCCCGTCGTTGACGGTCAAGCACCAGCGGATCGCGACCCGGGCGCTGCAGCCCGCGTACGATCGACTCGTGGCCGCCCTGCCATCGCAGCCCCATCTCAACGGGGACGAATCGCCGACCAAGGAAGGCACGACGAAGGCATGGCTCTGGACGTTCGTGGCCGGGACCTTCACGGTGTTCGCCCTCCGCGGCAGTCGCGCCGCCACGGCGATCGGCGAGCTGCTGGGCGAGGCGTTCGCCGGCGTGATGACCTGCGATCGAGCGAAGATGTACTGGCGATGTGGCCGGCTTCAGTGGTGCTGGGCCCATCTGAAGCGGGACTTCCAGGCGCTGGTGGATCATGCCGATCCGCAGGTGCGGCGGTTGGGCCACGACCTGATGCGGCCGACCCGAGAACTGTTTCGGCAGTGGTCGCGGTGCCGTGACGGGACGATCAGCCGCGGCGAATTGGGACGGGCCCTGGCGCCGGTCCGCCATCGAGTGGAGGCCTTGCTGCTGCGCGGCGCGTTCAGCGGCAATCCGCGCCTGACGGGCATGTCCCGGGAGCTCTACGATCATCGCGACTGGCTCTGGTCATTCCTGGACGTGGATGGGGTCGAACCGACGAACAATGCCGGCGAGCGCTCATTGCGCCATGCGGTGATCTGGCGAAAGCTCTCGTTCGGGACGCAGAGCCCGCACGGGAGCCGGTTCGTGGAGACGCTGTTGAGCGTCATCGAGACCTGCCGTCAGCAGGACCGCAACGTCCTCGACTTCGTGACTCACGCCGTCACCGCCCACTTTCGCGGTGAAACATCCCCTTCGCTCCTCCCCGGGCCGTGA
- a CDS encoding type II toxin-antitoxin system VapC family toxin, translating into MKFLLDTDICSANLKGHHAVCSRCAQYRGRLYASTVTVGELFTWALRSKAPPNRLADILAFLSEVTVLDLDWAVAWKFAEIRALLFDMGSPPPDMDLVNAATALVHGLTMVTHNTQV; encoded by the coding sequence TTGAAATTCCTCCTGGACACCGACATTTGTTCGGCCAACCTCAAGGGCCATCACGCGGTTTGCAGCCGGTGCGCGCAGTACAGGGGGCGGCTTTACGCCTCGACCGTCACCGTGGGAGAGCTATTCACCTGGGCTCTCCGGAGCAAGGCGCCTCCGAACAGACTGGCCGACATCCTCGCCTTCCTCAGCGAGGTGACCGTCCTCGATCTCGACTGGGCGGTGGCATGGAAGTTCGCTGAAATTCGGGCTCTCTTATTCGACATGGGCTCTCCGCCCCCCGACATGGACCTGGTCAATGCAGCGACCGCCCTCGTCCACGGGCTGACGATGGTGACTCACAACACCCAGGTGTAA
- a CDS encoding S8 family peptidase, giving the protein MAVHPLLFFPPPAVQPPAKRGGGGGKIKTPTPEEQRARLDAKFRHIAKSFAGAQTTSQGLEPEQVVVFETLGISVDGLAKAAAAVPGLEWLSEIDLEDVAPGEGFEDAKEPAAALSCRLYALMSNQQAITQLIGLWGNWLANPGERAKNNFGPFKTIFIHLKDIRRWGVKDRLAETQVVEYWKERLEDEDPKKSIRFEVELWCRGEESKRRRAYDHLRRLVTSAGGQCVTETTIAEILYHGVLVDLPREKVRDTFDSIMSESYSQLLRCEDVMLFRPLGQSSFPALEIEDGRVEPAVADSRPLPAGKPVVALLDGLPLEHHDLLEGRLVIDDENDHASRYQARQQQHGTSMASLIAHGDLGADGPPLETPIYVRPILVPFEDFSKNVVERTPDDRLLVDIIHEAVVRIKGTGDRKGEAPTVKVINLSFGNTWQPFDRQMSPLAKLLDWLSWEYNVLFLVSAGNQSQTIDLDAENDELNGMTEEEFRAKALEAIRQDQLKRRPFSPAEAMNVLTVGATHADHSSWDQVGNRIDLLKGARLPSPLSTVANGFKRSVKPDIYFPGGRQLYQKDWRGPSFKVAHSSLPPGLRVAAPGARAMELGRTTHSRGTSNATALASRTAGLIHSNLEKLRSTPGGDLLSDEYTAVILKALLVHGASWGEAGDIIENVLGGGLTKWQDKLRLKSRFLGYGEVDPERALFSTDQRVAMLGWQSLTCGSAHVFRVPLPPSLSGKKVKRRLTISLAWFSPINPHHKDYRRASLWFSSNKDVLALDKKDLDYDSAKRGTVQHQIFEGDTARAFSDGDAIEIKVSCAEDAGSCLEKIPYALAATLEIAEPIDLKIFREVEARIRMKVGINPTGT; this is encoded by the coding sequence ATGGCTGTGCATCCGTTGTTGTTCTTCCCGCCCCCCGCGGTCCAGCCTCCTGCGAAGCGTGGCGGTGGCGGCGGGAAGATAAAGACGCCCACCCCCGAAGAGCAGCGTGCCCGCCTGGATGCGAAGTTCAGGCACATCGCCAAGAGTTTCGCGGGTGCCCAGACCACCTCCCAGGGGCTCGAGCCCGAGCAGGTGGTTGTCTTCGAAACGCTCGGCATCTCAGTCGATGGGCTCGCCAAGGCCGCCGCTGCGGTTCCTGGCCTCGAGTGGCTTTCGGAGATCGATCTCGAAGACGTCGCGCCCGGAGAAGGCTTCGAGGACGCAAAAGAGCCGGCCGCTGCCCTGAGTTGCCGACTCTACGCGCTGATGTCGAATCAGCAGGCGATCACCCAGCTCATAGGGCTCTGGGGAAACTGGCTGGCGAACCCGGGCGAGCGCGCGAAGAACAACTTCGGCCCATTCAAGACGATCTTCATCCACTTGAAGGACATCCGTCGCTGGGGGGTGAAGGATCGGCTCGCGGAGACGCAGGTCGTCGAGTATTGGAAAGAGCGCCTCGAAGACGAGGACCCGAAGAAGAGCATCCGATTCGAGGTCGAACTCTGGTGTCGGGGCGAGGAGTCGAAGCGGAGGCGGGCTTATGACCATCTCAGGCGGCTCGTCACCTCCGCCGGCGGCCAGTGCGTCACCGAGACGACGATCGCCGAAATCCTCTATCACGGCGTCCTGGTAGACCTCCCGCGCGAGAAGGTCCGCGATACCTTCGATTCGATCATGAGCGAGAGCTATTCGCAGCTGCTGCGGTGCGAAGACGTGATGCTCTTCCGGCCGCTCGGGCAGTCCAGCTTCCCGGCGCTAGAGATCGAAGACGGACGGGTCGAGCCGGCCGTGGCAGACTCCAGGCCGCTGCCGGCGGGCAAGCCCGTGGTCGCGCTCCTCGACGGCCTGCCCCTGGAGCACCACGACCTGCTCGAGGGACGCCTGGTCATCGACGACGAGAACGACCACGCGAGCCGATACCAGGCGCGACAGCAGCAGCACGGCACCTCGATGGCGTCCCTCATCGCGCATGGGGATCTCGGGGCCGACGGCCCACCGCTCGAAACGCCGATCTACGTCCGCCCGATCCTGGTGCCATTCGAGGACTTCAGCAAGAACGTCGTCGAGCGGACGCCCGACGATCGGCTGCTCGTGGACATCATCCACGAAGCCGTCGTCCGGATTAAGGGGACGGGCGATCGCAAGGGAGAGGCGCCGACGGTCAAGGTCATCAACCTTTCCTTCGGCAACACGTGGCAGCCATTCGACCGCCAGATGAGCCCGCTGGCGAAGCTCCTCGATTGGCTGTCCTGGGAGTACAACGTCCTGTTCCTCGTCAGCGCCGGCAACCAATCCCAGACGATCGACCTCGACGCGGAGAATGACGAACTCAACGGCATGACCGAGGAGGAGTTCCGGGCAAAGGCGCTCGAGGCCATCCGCCAGGATCAACTCAAGCGCCGGCCGTTCTCCCCGGCCGAGGCGATGAACGTGCTGACCGTGGGCGCGACGCACGCCGACCATTCGTCGTGGGATCAGGTCGGGAACCGGATCGACTTGCTCAAGGGGGCGAGGCTCCCGAGCCCGCTCAGCACGGTGGCGAACGGCTTCAAGCGTTCGGTGAAGCCGGACATCTACTTCCCGGGCGGGAGGCAGCTTTATCAGAAGGATTGGAGGGGGCCGAGCTTCAAGGTCGCTCATTCTTCGCTCCCGCCCGGTCTCCGCGTCGCGGCACCCGGGGCCAGGGCGATGGAACTCGGCCGGACGACTCACAGCCGAGGGACGAGCAACGCGACCGCGCTGGCGAGTCGGACGGCCGGCCTCATCCATTCGAACCTCGAGAAGCTCCGTTCGACGCCGGGAGGCGATCTCCTGAGCGACGAATACACAGCGGTCATCCTCAAAGCCCTGCTCGTGCACGGCGCATCCTGGGGAGAAGCGGGCGACATTATCGAGAATGTGCTCGGTGGCGGCCTGACTAAGTGGCAGGACAAGCTGCGTCTCAAGAGTCGATTCCTCGGCTACGGGGAAGTCGACCCGGAGAGGGCATTGTTCTCGACGGATCAGCGGGTCGCGATGCTCGGCTGGCAATCCCTGACCTGCGGGAGCGCGCACGTTTTCCGCGTACCCCTCCCGCCCTCGTTGAGCGGCAAGAAGGTGAAGCGCCGGCTCACCATTTCGCTCGCCTGGTTCTCGCCGATAAATCCCCATCACAAGGACTATCGGCGGGCGTCGCTCTGGTTCAGTTCCAACAAGGACGTGCTCGCGCTGGACAAGAAGGACCTCGACTACGACAGCGCGAAGCGAGGGACTGTCCAGCACCAGATCTTCGAGGGCGACACGGCGCGCGCGTTCAGCGACGGCGACGCGATCGAGATCAAGGTGAGCTGCGCGGAGGATGCCGGGAGCTGCTTGGAGAAGATCCCCTACGCCCTGGCGGCCACGCTCGAGATCGCGGAGCCCATCGACCTGAAAATATTCCGCGAGGTCGAGGCCCGCATCCGCATGAAGGTCGGCATCAACCCTACCGGCACCTGA
- a CDS encoding alpha/beta hydrolase, with protein MSSIVTRSAFVPVAAVILWLAPAAGAQTAGTGMPSYERIQDVVYGRKHGMALTLDVFRPKAAPANGVGLVWVVSGGWYSSHDWINGEYLKPFLDRGYTVFAVVHGSQPRFAIPDVLQDMNRAVRFIRHNAKAYGVDPDRLGIFGGSAGGHLSLMQGLAGAAGDPKAKDPVEAESSRVACVACFFPPTDFLNYGEPGKDALESGVLKDFQPPFDFQEADPASHKLVPIADRARRKEIMSTISPVTHASSDDPPVLIHHGDADALVPIQQSELVVGKLKAAGVEAVLVPHKGAQHGWGGMEKDLEAFADWFDAHLRKGR; from the coding sequence ATGTCGAGCATCGTGACCCGATCCGCATTCGTCCCCGTCGCCGCCGTCATCCTCTGGCTCGCGCCGGCCGCGGGGGCGCAGACGGCGGGGACCGGGATGCCGTCGTATGAGCGGATCCAGGACGTCGTCTATGGCCGCAAGCACGGGATGGCGCTGACGCTCGACGTCTTCCGGCCGAAGGCGGCGCCGGCGAATGGCGTGGGGCTGGTCTGGGTGGTCAGCGGCGGGTGGTACTCGTCGCACGACTGGATCAACGGGGAGTACCTGAAGCCGTTCCTCGACCGCGGGTACACGGTGTTCGCCGTCGTCCACGGCAGCCAGCCGCGGTTCGCGATCCCGGACGTGCTCCAGGACATGAATCGGGCGGTCCGGTTCATCCGGCACAACGCGAAGGCGTACGGGGTCGACCCCGACCGCCTGGGGATCTTCGGCGGATCGGCGGGCGGGCACCTGTCGCTCATGCAGGGGCTCGCCGGCGCGGCGGGCGACCCGAAGGCGAAGGACCCGGTCGAGGCGGAATCGAGCCGGGTGGCCTGCGTGGCCTGCTTCTTCCCGCCCACCGACTTCCTGAACTACGGCGAGCCGGGCAAGGACGCGCTGGAGAGCGGCGTGCTCAAGGATTTCCAGCCGCCGTTCGACTTCCAGGAGGCCGACCCGGCCAGCCACAAGCTCGTGCCGATCGCCGACCGGGCCCGCCGCAAGGAGATCATGAGCACGATCTCGCCGGTGACCCACGCCTCCTCGGACGACCCGCCGGTGCTCATCCACCACGGCGACGCCGACGCGCTGGTGCCGATCCAGCAGTCGGAGCTCGTCGTCGGCAAGCTGAAGGCCGCGGGCGTCGAGGCGGTGCTCGTCCCCCACAAGGGCGCCCAGCACGGCTGGGGGGGCATGGAGAAGGACCTGGAGGCGTTCGCCGACTGGTTCGACGCGCACCTGAGGAAGGGCCGCTGA